Proteins co-encoded in one Paraburkholderia terrae genomic window:
- the panS gene encoding ketopantoate/pantoate/pantothenate transporter PanS, giving the protein MLARITRLFPLWAVLASVTAYFSPSSVTGIAPHVTTLLTIIMLSMGVTLSISDFRRVFTRPAPVVAGIVLHYLVMPLAAWVIAKALHMPPDLTAGMVLVGSVASGTASNVMIYLARGDVALSVTISALSTLVGVFATPLLTRLYVDASIAVDVHGMLMSILQIVALPIVIGLVVNHLAGKLVRNIEPVLPLVSMVSILLIIAAVVGGTQKSIASVGLVVALGVVLHNGIGLLGGYWGGRLLGFDEAVCRTLAIEVGMQNSGLAATLGKLYFTPIAALPGALFSVWHNLSGSMLAGYWAGRPAKGSTADQDANALARERV; this is encoded by the coding sequence ATGCTTGCCCGCATCACCCGTCTTTTCCCGCTGTGGGCCGTACTGGCCTCGGTAACCGCGTACTTCTCGCCCTCCTCCGTTACGGGCATCGCCCCCCACGTCACCACGCTCCTCACGATCATCATGCTGTCGATGGGCGTCACGCTGTCCATCAGCGATTTCCGCCGCGTCTTCACGCGCCCCGCGCCCGTCGTCGCGGGCATCGTGCTGCATTACCTCGTGATGCCACTAGCCGCGTGGGTGATAGCAAAAGCGCTGCACATGCCGCCCGACCTCACAGCGGGCATGGTGCTGGTAGGCAGCGTCGCAAGCGGCACAGCATCGAACGTGATGATCTATCTCGCGCGCGGCGACGTCGCGCTGTCCGTCACGATCAGCGCACTGTCGACCCTCGTCGGCGTGTTCGCGACGCCGCTGCTCACGCGGCTATACGTCGACGCCTCGATCGCCGTCGACGTGCATGGCATGCTGATGAGCATCCTGCAAATCGTCGCGCTGCCGATCGTCATCGGCCTCGTCGTCAATCATCTTGCCGGCAAGCTCGTGCGCAACATCGAACCCGTGCTGCCGCTCGTTTCGATGGTATCGATCCTGCTGATCATCGCGGCCGTGGTCGGCGGCACGCAGAAGAGCATTGCGTCCGTCGGGCTCGTCGTCGCGCTGGGCGTGGTGCTGCACAACGGCATCGGCCTGCTCGGCGGCTATTGGGGCGGACGTCTGCTCGGCTTCGACGAGGCCGTCTGCCGCACGCTCGCGATCGAAGTCGGCATGCAGAACTCCGGCCTCGCCGCGACACTCGGCAAGCTCTACTTCACGCCGATTGCCGCGCTGCCGGGTGCGCTGTTCTCCGTGTGGCACAACCTGTCGGGCTCGATGCTCGCAGGCTACTGGGCCGGCCGCCCGGCCAAAGGCTCGACCGCCGATCAGGACGCAAACGCGCTGGCCCGCGAACGCGTCTAA
- a CDS encoding MATE family efflux transporter: MNPTGMSRALSGPPTLSRHAADTARLAAPLAIAQLSQMAMSVTDTVLLGSLGPDALAAGGLGANLFFVVVTLLQGVLTSVSVSVSHARGAQAEDRVPHIYWTGFLLSLLLAVPAFVLLSFAAPIMMAFGEPALLAHNVGEYCAVLRWGAPASLIGIGLMRSFLPAIGAARRLLWVSIGGVFVNGFLNYGLIHGAYGLPRIGFLGSAVATTITVWLTALTLMGLLHLRPRFRHFVTATRPNVPLMGELFGIGWPVAITYGVESMLFLATGLMVGLLGESQLAAHQIALNVASVAFMVPLAIGQAANVRVGFWSGAGQPLAARHAGFVALGLGVGFMCLSGLFLITAPRFIVGLYLHLDDPANAPTVALASSLLGVAAIFQIVDGMQTVGSGCLRGLKDTRVPMIAAAFGYWGIGFPTGYTLAFHFGLGARGLWWGLAAGLASVAVLMTLRFHRKSLRSVGVGGVAAGE; encoded by the coding sequence ATGAATCCAACCGGAATGTCCCGCGCGCTCAGCGGGCCGCCCACTCTTTCGCGTCACGCCGCCGACACGGCGCGTCTCGCCGCGCCGCTTGCCATCGCGCAGCTGTCGCAGATGGCGATGAGCGTCACCGACACCGTGCTGCTCGGTTCACTCGGCCCCGACGCGCTCGCGGCGGGCGGCCTCGGTGCGAACCTGTTCTTCGTCGTCGTGACGCTGTTGCAAGGCGTCTTGACGTCCGTCAGCGTGAGCGTGTCGCATGCGCGAGGCGCGCAGGCCGAAGATCGCGTACCGCATATCTACTGGACGGGCTTTTTGCTGTCGTTGTTGCTGGCCGTGCCGGCGTTCGTGCTGCTGTCGTTCGCGGCGCCCATCATGATGGCGTTCGGCGAGCCGGCGCTGCTCGCGCACAATGTCGGCGAATACTGCGCGGTGCTGCGCTGGGGCGCGCCTGCCAGCCTGATCGGGATTGGCCTGATGCGCTCGTTCCTGCCGGCGATCGGCGCAGCGCGACGGCTGCTGTGGGTGTCGATTGGCGGCGTATTCGTCAATGGGTTCCTGAACTATGGGTTGATCCATGGCGCGTACGGCTTGCCGCGAATCGGGTTCCTCGGGTCGGCCGTCGCGACGACGATCACCGTCTGGCTCACGGCGCTCACGCTGATGGGTCTGTTGCATCTGCGGCCGCGCTTCCGGCATTTCGTCACGGCCACTCGGCCGAACGTGCCGCTGATGGGCGAGTTGTTCGGGATCGGTTGGCCGGTGGCGATCACGTATGGCGTCGAATCGATGCTGTTTCTTGCCACGGGGCTGATGGTTGGACTGCTTGGCGAATCGCAGCTGGCGGCGCATCAGATCGCGTTGAATGTGGCATCGGTGGCGTTTATGGTGCCGCTTGCGATTGGTCAGGCGGCGAACGTGCGCGTCGGGTTCTGGTCAGGTGCGGGGCAGCCGCTGGCCGCGCGGCATGCGGGGTTCGTTGCGCTGGGGCTGGGGGTCGGGTTTATGTGTCTGTCGGGGCTGTTTTTGATTACGGCGCCGCGGTTCATTGTCGGGCTCTATTTGCATCTCGATGATCCCGCTAATGCGCCGACTGTGGCGCTGGCCAGTTCGTTGCTGGGCGTGGCGGCGATTTTTCAGATTGTCGATGGAATGCAGACGGTTGGGTCTGGGTGCTTGCGTGGGCTGAAGGACACGCGGGTTCCGATGATTGCGGCTGCATTCGGGTATTGGGGGATTGGGTTTCCGACTGGCTATACGCTCGCGTTTCATTTTGGGCTCGGAGCCCGGGGGTTATGGTGGGGGCTCGCTGCTGGGCTCGCGAGTGTCGCTGTGTTGATGACGTTGCGGTTTCATCGCAAGAGTTTGCGGAGTGTGGGGGTGGGCGGCGTTGCCGCAGGGGAGTGA
- a CDS encoding RNA-binding S4 domain-containing protein, with amino-acid sequence MPNLDFTLTGDYVELHNLLKITGLADSGGSAKVIVASGAVTVDGQVETRKTCKIRAGQVVLLGDTRIAVHEG; translated from the coding sequence ATGCCCAACCTCGATTTCACCCTGACCGGCGACTACGTCGAACTCCACAATCTGCTGAAGATTACGGGCCTTGCGGACAGCGGGGGATCGGCGAAAGTGATCGTTGCGTCGGGTGCCGTGACCGTCGACGGCCAGGTCGAAACGCGCAAAACGTGCAAAATCCGCGCGGGCCAGGTCGTGCTGCTCGGCGACACGCGGATCGCCGTTCACGAGGGCTGA
- a CDS encoding ATP-dependent helicase, protein MDIQYASPSLSDPPIVLSVADSPSSSSSAATDSPAAAATAATTDWLAKLNDAQREAVEYGADDVAHPSGALLVIAGAGSGKTNTLAHRVANLVVKGVDPRRILLLTFSRRAAVEMTRRVTRIAGAALGTRAALAQGLTWSGTFHGVGARLLREYADLIGLAPTFTINDREDSADLMNIVRHELGLSAKEKRFPSKSACFAIYSRVVNTGASLADVLNSAFPWCREWEADLRMLFAAYVGAKQKQSVLDYDDLLLYWSHMAAEPAIAADLSGRFDHVLVDEYQDTNRLQASILLALKPDGRGLTVVGDDAQSIYSFRGATVRNILDFPAHFDPPAKQVTLERNYRSTQPILEASNAVIGLASERYTKNLWTDKASAQRPHLVTVADDADQARYIVEQVLAAREAGMKLKAQAVLFRAAHHSAALEIELTRRNIPFVKFGGLKFLDSVHVKDVLAVLRWAENPRDRVAGFRVVQLLPGVGPATAARVLDDIAARADALQSGGAPDAAHAVAGCTAHALAAFAPPARALEDWHPFVAMMASACGRQTPWPAEFEMVRRWYEPHLERNHEDASIRQADLAQMESIAGTYASRERFLTELTLDPPDATSDESGVPLIDEDYLILSTIHSAKGQEWRNVFVLNGVDGCIPSDLGTGSEEEIDEERRLLYVAMTRAKEDLHIVMPQRFYVHNQTHLADRHVWASRTRFIPAHLLPLFDSHAWPPAPVVSAPTRAGLAAAAQAKIEIAAKLRKMWD, encoded by the coding sequence ATGGATATACAGTATGCGTCGCCCTCACTATCCGACCCGCCAATCGTGCTTTCCGTCGCCGATTCTCCGTCCTCGTCATCCTCTGCCGCGACGGATTCGCCCGCAGCGGCGGCCACCGCCGCCACGACCGACTGGCTCGCGAAGCTCAACGACGCCCAGCGCGAAGCCGTCGAATACGGCGCCGACGACGTCGCGCATCCGTCCGGCGCGCTGCTGGTCATTGCGGGCGCGGGCTCCGGCAAGACGAACACGCTCGCGCACCGCGTCGCGAATCTGGTCGTCAAGGGCGTCGATCCGCGCCGCATCCTGCTGCTGACGTTTTCGCGCCGCGCCGCGGTCGAAATGACCCGGCGTGTCACGCGCATCGCGGGCGCGGCACTCGGCACGCGCGCGGCGCTTGCGCAGGGACTGACGTGGTCGGGCACGTTCCACGGCGTCGGCGCACGCCTGTTGCGCGAGTACGCGGATCTGATCGGCCTCGCGCCGACCTTCACGATCAACGACCGCGAAGATTCCGCCGACCTGATGAATATCGTGCGTCACGAACTCGGCTTGTCCGCGAAGGAAAAGCGCTTTCCGTCGAAATCGGCGTGTTTCGCGATCTACTCGCGCGTCGTGAATACGGGCGCGTCGCTGGCCGACGTGCTCAACAGCGCGTTCCCGTGGTGCCGTGAATGGGAAGCCGATCTGCGCATGCTGTTTGCCGCCTATGTCGGCGCGAAGCAGAAGCAAAGCGTGCTCGACTACGACGACTTGCTGCTCTACTGGTCGCACATGGCGGCCGAGCCCGCCATTGCCGCTGATCTCTCCGGCCGTTTCGATCATGTGCTCGTCGACGAATACCAGGACACCAACCGTCTGCAGGCGTCGATCCTGCTCGCGCTGAAGCCCGACGGGCGCGGCCTGACCGTGGTCGGCGACGACGCGCAGTCGATCTATTCGTTTCGCGGCGCGACCGTGCGCAACATTCTCGATTTCCCGGCGCATTTCGATCCGCCCGCGAAGCAGGTCACACTGGAGCGCAACTACCGCTCGACGCAGCCGATCCTCGAAGCTTCGAACGCGGTGATCGGCCTTGCGTCCGAGCGTTACACGAAGAACCTGTGGACCGACAAGGCGTCAGCACAACGCCCGCATCTCGTCACCGTCGCCGACGACGCGGACCAGGCGCGCTACATTGTCGAGCAGGTGCTCGCCGCGCGCGAGGCGGGCATGAAGCTGAAGGCGCAGGCGGTGCTGTTCCGCGCCGCGCATCACAGCGCCGCGCTCGAAATCGAGCTGACGCGGCGCAATATTCCGTTCGTGAAGTTCGGCGGCCTGAAGTTTCTTGATTCCGTCCATGTGAAGGACGTGCTAGCCGTGCTGCGCTGGGCGGAGAATCCGCGTGATCGCGTCGCGGGTTTTCGCGTTGTGCAGTTGCTGCCGGGCGTCGGGCCCGCGACGGCCGCGCGCGTGCTCGACGACATCGCCGCGCGGGCCGACGCTCTGCAGTCAGGCGGCGCGCCGGATGCCGCGCATGCAGTTGCGGGCTGCACGGCGCATGCGCTCGCCGCCTTCGCGCCGCCGGCGCGCGCGCTCGAAGACTGGCATCCGTTCGTGGCGATGATGGCGTCCGCATGCGGACGGCAGACGCCCTGGCCGGCCGAGTTCGAAATGGTGCGGCGCTGGTATGAGCCGCATCTCGAGCGCAATCACGAGGACGCGTCGATTCGCCAGGCCGATCTTGCGCAAATGGAGAGCATCGCGGGCACGTACGCGTCGCGCGAGCGCTTCCTGACGGAGCTGACGCTCGATCCGCCCGACGCGACTAGCGACGAATCCGGTGTTCCGCTGATCGACGAAGACTATCTGATCCTGTCGACGATCCATTCGGCGAAAGGGCAGGAGTGGCGCAACGTGTTCGTGCTCAATGGCGTCGACGGCTGCATTCCGTCCGATCTCGGCACGGGCAGCGAGGAGGAAATCGACGAGGAGCGGCGACTGCTATACGTGGCGATGACGCGCGCGAAAGAGGACCTGCATATCGTGATGCCGCAGCGGTTCTACGTACACAACCAGACGCATCTCGCCGACCGGCACGTGTGGGCATCGCGCACACGCTTCATTCCGGCGCATCTGCTGCCGCTGTTCGATTCGCATGCGTGGCCGCCCGCGCCCGTCGTGTCGGCACCGACGCGGGCGGGGCTGGCCGCTGCCGCGCAAGCCAAAATAGAAATCGCGGCGAAGCTCAGAAAAATGTGGGACTGA
- a CDS encoding DUF4088 family protein: MGQITLNIKDETLASLRKDFEAFVRVSVKLDPQFATPSFEDFLRAKLLDNMVPLTEHAVQRMLQGGQYAWAKRTLDKEFPDVVAILMKQANEFGFGFAARTEWTPEELAKQSREWAAAIVKEAEGAPSLVDPLAAQIKSAAQDIQTLEEVMQTPAWRLAESLRQRVYEAKVACETSVGSAAREKLGELRGLLRLGISHGSFQKQEAQQIMEYLRLLKPEIFVEEPYDVFTRLAAWLRNFFMPPPRPQQQQRQSR; this comes from the coding sequence ATGGGTCAGATTACCCTTAACATCAAGGACGAAACGCTCGCATCCTTGCGAAAGGATTTCGAGGCGTTCGTGCGGGTCTCAGTGAAACTGGACCCTCAGTTCGCGACGCCGTCGTTCGAGGATTTTCTGCGTGCAAAGCTCCTCGACAACATGGTGCCGCTGACGGAGCACGCCGTGCAGCGGATGCTGCAGGGCGGCCAGTACGCATGGGCGAAGCGCACGCTGGACAAGGAGTTTCCGGACGTCGTCGCGATTCTGATGAAGCAGGCGAACGAGTTCGGCTTCGGCTTTGCCGCGCGCACGGAATGGACGCCTGAGGAACTCGCGAAGCAGAGCCGCGAGTGGGCCGCGGCGATCGTCAAGGAAGCGGAAGGCGCGCCTTCGCTGGTGGACCCGCTCGCCGCGCAGATCAAGTCGGCGGCGCAGGATATCCAGACGCTCGAAGAAGTCATGCAGACGCCCGCGTGGCGTCTGGCGGAATCGTTGCGTCAGCGTGTGTACGAGGCAAAGGTCGCGTGCGAAACCAGCGTGGGCAGCGCCGCGCGCGAAAAGCTCGGCGAATTGCGCGGCCTGTTGCGCCTGGGCATTTCGCACGGCTCGTTCCAGAAGCAGGAAGCGCAGCAGATCATGGAATATCTGCGGCTCCTGAAACCGGAGATTTTTGTCGAAGAGCCGTATGACGTGTTCACACGGCTCGCCGCCTGGCTGCGCAACTTTTTCATGCCGCCGCCGCGCCCGCAACAGCAGCAACGGCAGTCGCGCTAG